A window of the Oscillospiraceae bacterium NTUH-002-81 genome harbors these coding sequences:
- a CDS encoding rhodanese-like domain-containing protein, with amino-acid sequence MGFFDFLKGPDINQGVKEYSVTDGAVLLDVRTPDEYRQGHIPGSKNIPLQSINKVAGVIDNKATPIFVHCLSGARSRQATAILQQMGYTNVKNIGGISAYAGKVER; translated from the coding sequence ATGGGATTTTTTGATTTCCTGAAAGGCCCTGACATCAATCAGGGTGTCAAAGAATATAGCGTTACGGATGGCGCAGTCCTGCTGGATGTTCGTACCCCTGACGAATACCGGCAGGGGCATATCCCCGGCAGTAAAAATATTCCTTTGCAGTCCATTAACAAAGTGGCTGGCGTGATTGACAATAAAGCTACCCCCATTTTTGTTCATTGTCTCAGCGGTGCAAGAAGCCGTCAGGCAACTGCTATTTTGCAGCAGATGGGTTATACCAATGTGAAAAACATAGGCGGAATTTCCGCTTATGCAGGAAAGGTGGAACGCTAA